A region from the Agrobacterium cucumeris genome encodes:
- a CDS encoding aminoglycoside phosphotransferase family protein, translating into MSRTIPSFPALWNIEAAKQIADTPAGVVYAVTRGDGSPAVAKVLKKKGLEDSLRGADFIAWRAGVGCVELLERSDDILLMEHAGAETLRDVLFRDGDDDAATEIAADVLLQYHQPSQQTPPSSLLTLPLYFESLFRKAEQDRTSGVESIYIEAAAMAQELIDRQRDVKPLHGDLHHENIMRSGRGWIIIDPAGLIGDAALDVANMFSNPLDRFDLTRSEARIASMAAIFSRALQRDERVLLQYAFAYGCLSAAWHEEDSNAEERDNELAVAATVKTVLKQF; encoded by the coding sequence ATGAGCCGAACCATCCCCTCTTTTCCGGCCTTGTGGAATATCGAGGCCGCAAAACAGATTGCCGACACGCCGGCCGGGGTGGTCTACGCGGTGACGCGTGGTGACGGCTCTCCAGCCGTCGCCAAAGTCCTGAAAAAGAAAGGGCTTGAGGACAGCCTTCGCGGTGCGGATTTCATCGCGTGGCGCGCGGGTGTCGGATGCGTGGAGCTGCTTGAGCGTTCCGATGATATTCTGCTGATGGAACATGCCGGCGCCGAGACCCTGCGCGATGTGCTGTTCCGCGACGGTGACGACGATGCTGCGACGGAAATCGCCGCCGATGTTCTGCTGCAATACCATCAGCCATCGCAGCAGACACCGCCCTCAAGCCTGCTGACGTTGCCTCTCTATTTCGAAAGCCTGTTCCGCAAGGCCGAGCAGGATCGCACCAGCGGCGTGGAGAGCATCTACATCGAGGCCGCCGCGATGGCGCAGGAGCTGATTGACCGGCAACGGGATGTGAAGCCGCTGCATGGCGATCTGCATCACGAAAACATCATGCGCAGCGGGCGCGGTTGGATCATCATCGACCCGGCCGGGCTGATCGGCGATGCGGCGCTTGATGTCGCCAACATGTTCTCCAATCCACTCGACCGCTTCGATCTGACGCGCAGCGAAGCGCGCATCGCCTCGATGGCGGCGATTTTTTCGAGAGCGCTGCAGCGGGATGAACGGGTTTTGCTGCAATATGCCTTCGCTTATGGCTGCCTTTCGGCCGCATGGCACGAAGAGGACAGCAATGCGGAAGAGCGCGACAACGAACTCGCTGTCGCAGCTACTGTCAAAACGGTG
- the argC gene encoding N-acetyl-gamma-glutamyl-phosphate reductase: MTAKIFIDGEHGTTGLQIRTRLAGRRDIDLLSIPEAERRNAAMREDMLNNADISILCLPDDASREAVSMVAGNNNVRIIDTSTAYRVHKDWAYGFAEMDSEQGEKVRSARFVANPGCYPTGAIGLIRPLRAAGILPDGYPVSVNAVSGYTGGGKQMIAQMEDQSRDDAISANNFLYGLTLSHKHVPEMTIHGQLDRAPLFAPSVGRFPQGMIVQVPLFAADLKEGTSIETVHAALTAHYAGQDIVSVVPLAESKGLSRIDAEELAGKDTMKLFIFGTPGGEHINLVALLDNLGKGASGAAVQNMELMLSA; this comes from the coding sequence ATGACAGCGAAGATCTTCATCGATGGCGAACACGGCACCACGGGTCTGCAGATCCGCACGCGCCTTGCTGGTCGCCGCGATATTGACCTGCTGTCCATTCCCGAAGCCGAGCGCCGCAACGCCGCAATGCGCGAGGATATGCTCAACAACGCCGACATTTCCATCCTCTGCCTGCCGGATGATGCTTCCCGGGAAGCGGTCTCGATGGTGGCCGGCAACAACAATGTCCGCATCATCGACACGTCCACCGCCTATCGCGTCCACAAGGACTGGGCTTACGGCTTTGCCGAGATGGACAGCGAGCAGGGTGAGAAGGTTCGCTCCGCCCGCTTCGTCGCCAATCCGGGCTGCTACCCGACAGGCGCTATCGGCCTCATCCGCCCCCTGCGCGCTGCCGGCATCCTGCCCGATGGTTATCCGGTCAGCGTCAATGCGGTTTCCGGTTATACCGGCGGCGGCAAGCAGATGATTGCGCAGATGGAAGATCAGAGCCGCGACGACGCGATCAGCGCCAATAATTTCCTCTATGGCCTGACGCTTTCCCACAAGCACGTGCCGGAAATGACCATTCACGGCCAGCTTGACCGCGCGCCGCTGTTTGCGCCTTCCGTTGGACGTTTCCCGCAGGGCATGATCGTGCAGGTGCCGCTGTTTGCCGCTGACCTCAAGGAAGGCACGAGCATCGAGACGGTGCATGCCGCGCTCACCGCCCATTATGCGGGCCAGGACATCGTCAGTGTGGTGCCACTTGCCGAAAGCAAGGGGCTTTCCCGCATCGATGCCGAGGAACTGGCGGGCAAGGACACGATGAAGCTCTTCATCTTCGGCACGCCGGGCGGCGAACATATCAACCTCGTGGCGCTGCTCGACAATCTCGGCAAGGGCGCATCCGGCGCAGCTGTGCAGAACATGGAACTGATGCTGTCGGCATGA
- the speB gene encoding agmatinase — MPSKTIDHAFTATTLTSAATDPTHAGVLSFMRRKYTKTLKGVSTAVWGIPFDAATSNRPGARFGPQAIRRASAIFDNDPQYPFARDLFAHMPTVDYGDCLLDYGNHWKTPDTIEKEARSIISKTDYLLTLGGDHFITWPLLKAHVAKHGPLALVQFDAHQDTWFDDGKRIDHGSFVARAVRDGLIDADRSIQIGIRTHAPDDFGIRILHGYEVEEMRASDIASLIVKHTGGMPAYLTFDIDCLDPAFAPGTGTPVAGGPTSAKILSVLRGLGQLDIRGSDVVEVAPAYDHADITAIAGATVAMYMLGLRAERLAKAG, encoded by the coding sequence ATGCCATCCAAAACCATCGACCATGCCTTTACCGCAACCACGCTGACATCGGCCGCCACCGACCCGACCCATGCGGGCGTGCTCTCCTTCATGCGGCGCAAATATACCAAGACCCTCAAGGGTGTCTCGACGGCGGTGTGGGGTATTCCCTTCGATGCGGCCACCTCCAACCGCCCCGGCGCACGCTTCGGGCCGCAGGCCATCCGCCGGGCCTCGGCAATTTTCGATAACGATCCGCAATATCCCTTCGCGCGTGACCTCTTCGCCCATATGCCGACCGTCGATTATGGCGACTGCCTGCTTGACTACGGCAATCACTGGAAGACGCCTGATACGATCGAGAAGGAAGCTCGCAGCATCATCTCCAAGACGGATTATCTGCTGACGCTCGGCGGTGACCACTTCATTACCTGGCCGCTTTTGAAGGCGCATGTGGCCAAGCACGGGCCGTTGGCGCTGGTGCAGTTCGATGCGCATCAGGACACATGGTTCGACGATGGCAAACGCATCGACCACGGCTCCTTCGTGGCCCGCGCCGTGCGTGACGGCCTGATCGATGCGGACCGCTCGATCCAGATCGGCATTCGTACCCATGCCCCTGACGATTTCGGCATCCGCATTCTCCACGGCTACGAGGTGGAGGAGATGCGGGCGAGCGACATCGCCTCGCTGATCGTCAAGCATACGGGCGGCATGCCGGCCTATCTGACCTTTGACATCGATTGCCTCGACCCGGCCTTCGCGCCCGGAACCGGCACGCCTGTGGCCGGCGGACCGACCAGCGCCAAGATTCTCTCGGTTCTGCGCGGCCTTGGCCAGCTTGATATTCGCGGCTCCGATGTGGTGGAGGTGGCCCCCGCTTACGATCATGCGGATATTACCGCCATTGCCGGAGCCACCGTTGCAATGTATATGCTTGGCCTGCGTGCCGAACGGCTGGCCAAGGCCGGCTGA
- the rpsI gene encoding 30S ribosomal protein S9: MADLSSLKDLAPASEASAPVHVRKVDTLGRSYATGKRKNAVARVWVKAGSGKIIINGRDFTTYFARPVLQMILQQPIVAAARAGQFDIIATVAGGGLSGQAGAVRHGLSKALTYFEPGLRSVLKKGGFLTRDSRVVERKKYGKAKARRSFQFSKR; this comes from the coding sequence ATGGCCGATCTTTCCTCTCTGAAAGACCTCGCCCCGGCATCGGAAGCTTCGGCTCCCGTGCACGTCCGCAAGGTTGATACCCTCGGCCGCTCCTACGCGACCGGCAAGCGCAAGAACGCCGTAGCCCGCGTATGGGTGAAGGCCGGTTCTGGCAAGATCATCATCAACGGCCGCGATTTCACCACGTATTTCGCACGTCCGGTTCTGCAGATGATCCTTCAGCAGCCGATCGTTGCCGCTGCCCGCGCAGGCCAGTTCGACATCATCGCCACCGTTGCCGGTGGTGGTCTGTCCGGTCAGGCCGGTGCCGTTCGTCACGGTCTGTCCAAGGCCCTCACCTACTTCGAACCGGGCCTGCGCTCCGTTCTGAAGAAGGGTGGTTTCCTGACCCGCGACAGCCGCGTTGTCGAGCGTAAGAAGTACGGTAAGGCCAAGGCCCGCCGTTCGTTCCAGTTCTCCAAGCGCTAA
- the rplM gene encoding 50S ribosomal protein L13, which produces MSTFVQKPAEVEKKWVIIDAEGLVVGRLATIVATRLRGKHKATYTPHVDDGDNVIVINAEKIAFTGNKYSDKKYYWHTGHPGGIKERTARQIIEGRFPERVVEKAIERMIPRGPLGRRQMKNLRVYAGSNHPHEAQQPTVLDVAALNKKNVRSA; this is translated from the coding sequence ATGTCTACTTTCGTTCAGAAGCCTGCTGAGGTGGAGAAGAAGTGGGTCATCATCGACGCCGAAGGCCTCGTTGTTGGTCGCCTCGCCACCATCGTTGCAACCCGCCTGCGCGGCAAGCACAAGGCCACCTACACCCCCCACGTCGATGATGGCGACAATGTCATCGTTATCAACGCGGAAAAGATTGCCTTCACCGGCAACAAGTACTCCGACAAGAAGTACTACTGGCACACCGGTCACCCGGGTGGCATCAAGGAGCGCACCGCTCGCCAGATCATCGAAGGCCGCTTCCCGGAGCGCGTCGTTGAAAAGGCCATCGAGCGCATGATCCCGCGCGGCCCGCTCGGCCGTCGCCAGATGAAGAACCTGCGCGTTTACGCCGGCTCGAACCATCCGCACGAAGCACAGCAGCCCACCGTTCTCGACGTGGCCGCGCTTAACAAGAAGAACGTAAGGAGCGCCTGA
- a CDS encoding EamA family transporter translates to MTIDILLLVLLGAILHAGWNALVKSGSDKSLDASLIAAGAAACSLPFLPFLPFPAPVAIPFLIASAFLQFAYFRLVAAAYTIGDIGLVYPVMRGVAPLIVAATSSLFLSEVLSPLALAGIAIISGGILTLAFEARRGGGKAIILALINAFVIASYTFVDGVGARLSGNAISYTLWMSLLPPVLLFGFAFYQRGVSAVAAHVRRNWWRGLIGGGGSILSYGLALYAMTKAPVAVVAALRETSILFALVISVVILKERASIWRYLAGGIIAAGVLVMRLG, encoded by the coding sequence GTGACAATCGACATTCTTCTTCTGGTTCTTCTGGGTGCAATCCTGCATGCCGGATGGAATGCACTGGTCAAATCGGGATCCGACAAGTCACTTGACGCCTCGCTGATTGCCGCCGGGGCTGCGGCCTGCTCCTTGCCGTTCCTGCCCTTTCTGCCTTTTCCGGCGCCGGTGGCCATTCCTTTTCTGATCGCCTCGGCGTTTCTGCAATTTGCCTATTTTCGCCTTGTTGCTGCCGCCTATACGATCGGCGATATCGGCCTCGTTTATCCCGTCATGCGCGGTGTAGCGCCCCTGATCGTCGCGGCGACGAGCAGCCTTTTCCTGAGCGAGGTCCTGAGTCCGCTGGCGCTTGCCGGCATAGCCATCATTTCCGGCGGCATCCTGACGCTCGCCTTCGAGGCGCGGCGCGGCGGCGGAAAAGCGATCATCCTTGCGCTCATCAATGCCTTCGTCATCGCCTCCTACACCTTCGTCGACGGTGTCGGCGCAAGGCTTTCGGGCAATGCGATTTCCTATACGCTGTGGATGTCGCTGCTGCCGCCCGTGCTGCTTTTCGGTTTCGCCTTTTACCAACGCGGCGTGAGCGCCGTTGCAGCGCATGTGCGGCGCAACTGGTGGCGCGGCCTGATCGGCGGCGGCGGCTCCATCCTCTCTTACGGACTGGCGCTCTATGCCATGACCAAAGCCCCCGTCGCGGTCGTTGCCGCACTTCGGGAAACCTCCATCCTGTTTGCGCTTGTCATCTCCGTCGTGATCCTGAAAGAACGCGCCAGCATCTGGCGTTATCTCGCCGGCGGCATCATAGCAGCAGGCGTTCTGGTCATGAGACTGGGCTAA
- a CDS encoding CoA-binding protein has translation MQHDTYEPDYLRKILTDVRTIALLGASPNPDRPSHGVMRFLLSKGYWVFPVNPGQAGKEILGQKVYARLADIPEPVDMVDVFRALEYLSAIVEEAILLPQRPKVIWGQLSVRDDNAAAKAEAYGMNVVMDRCPAIEYRRLNIVR, from the coding sequence ATGCAGCATGATACTTATGAACCGGACTATCTCCGAAAAATCCTGACCGATGTCAGGACCATCGCCCTGCTTGGCGCCTCACCCAATCCGGACCGGCCGAGCCATGGCGTCATGCGTTTTTTATTGTCGAAGGGTTACTGGGTGTTTCCGGTTAATCCCGGCCAGGCGGGCAAGGAGATACTGGGGCAGAAAGTTTATGCCCGGCTTGCCGATATTCCCGAACCCGTGGACATGGTTGATGTCTTCAGGGCGCTCGAATATCTCTCAGCGATCGTCGAGGAGGCGATATTGCTGCCGCAGCGCCCGAAAGTGATCTGGGGCCAGTTATCCGTGCGCGATGACAATGCCGCCGCCAAGGCCGAAGCCTATGGCATGAACGTGGTGATGGACCGTTGCCCCGCAATTGAGTATCGGCGTCTCAATATTGTGCGATAG
- a CDS encoding O-acetylhomoserine aminocarboxypropyltransferase, which translates to MSSSNPGFSTLAVHAGAQPDPTTGARATPIYQTTAYAFRDADHAAALFGLKEFGNIYTRIMNPTQAVLEERVAALEGGTAALAVASGHAAQLLVFHTLLQHGDNFVAARQLYGGSINQFGHAFKGFDWQVRWADATDPASFEAQIDDRTRAIFIESLANPGGTFVDIAAIADVAHRHGLPLIVDNTMASPYLLRPLEHGADIVLHSLTKFLGGHGNSMGGIIVDGGTFDWSATDRYPALSQPRPEYSGVVLHQTFGNFAFAIACRVLGLRDLGPAISPFNAFLILTGIETLPLRVQRHSDNALAVAKWLKAHPKVGWVHYAGLEDSDNYAIQQQYSPKGAGSVFTFGVKGGYAAGKALVEGLQLFSHLANIGDTRSLVIHPASTTHAQLTPEQQTAAGAGPDVVRLSIGIEDVKDIIADLEQSLAKI; encoded by the coding sequence ATGTCGAGCAGCAATCCCGGTTTTTCAACACTGGCCGTCCACGCGGGCGCACAGCCAGATCCAACCACCGGCGCACGCGCGACGCCCATCTATCAGACGACCGCTTACGCTTTCCGTGATGCCGATCATGCCGCCGCGCTGTTCGGGCTGAAGGAATTCGGCAATATCTATACGCGCATCATGAACCCCACCCAGGCGGTTCTGGAGGAGCGTGTCGCAGCGCTTGAAGGTGGCACGGCGGCGCTCGCGGTCGCATCCGGTCACGCCGCGCAATTGCTGGTCTTCCACACGCTTTTGCAGCACGGCGACAATTTCGTTGCCGCCCGCCAGCTTTATGGCGGCTCCATCAACCAGTTCGGCCACGCCTTCAAGGGTTTCGACTGGCAGGTACGCTGGGCCGATGCGACCGATCCGGCCAGTTTCGAGGCGCAGATCGATGACCGCACCCGCGCCATCTTCATCGAAAGCCTCGCCAATCCCGGCGGCACCTTCGTGGACATCGCTGCAATTGCCGATGTCGCCCACCGCCACGGCCTGCCGCTGATCGTCGACAACACCATGGCGAGCCCCTATCTGCTGCGACCGCTGGAACATGGCGCGGATATCGTGCTGCATTCACTGACGAAATTTCTCGGTGGCCACGGTAATTCCATGGGCGGCATCATCGTCGATGGCGGCACCTTCGACTGGTCGGCGACGGACAGATATCCGGCGCTGTCGCAACCCCGGCCGGAATATTCGGGTGTCGTGCTGCACCAGACCTTCGGCAATTTCGCCTTCGCAATCGCCTGCCGTGTCCTTGGCCTGCGCGATCTCGGCCCGGCCATCTCGCCCTTCAACGCCTTCCTCATCCTCACCGGCATCGAAACCCTGCCGCTGCGCGTTCAACGCCATTCCGACAATGCGCTCGCCGTCGCCAAATGGCTGAAGGCGCATCCGAAAGTTGGCTGGGTGCATTATGCCGGGCTGGAGGACAGCGATAACTACGCCATTCAGCAGCAGTATTCGCCAAAGGGGGCAGGCTCCGTGTTCACCTTCGGCGTCAAGGGCGGTTATGCCGCTGGCAAGGCGCTGGTGGAAGGGCTGCAGCTTTTCTCGCATCTCGCCAATATCGGCGATACGCGCTCGCTCGTCATCCATCCGGCCTCTACCACCCATGCGCAGCTGACGCCGGAACAGCAGACGGCCGCCGGCGCCGGGCCGGATGTGGTGCGTCTTTCCATCGGTATCGAGGACGTCAAGGACATCATCGCCGATCTTGAACAATCGCTTGCGAAAATCTGA
- a CDS encoding cupin domain-containing protein, whose product MTNLLTFDVSVEAEHGAPAPERLISGDPRFTTWNLEEALGGIYAGIWQSTPGKWRVVYDEWEYFNILEGHSILTEDGGAPRHLKRGDRLVLQPGFTGTWEVVETTRKDYVIRL is encoded by the coding sequence ATGACGAACTTGCTGACATTTGATGTTTCGGTCGAAGCGGAGCATGGCGCGCCTGCGCCGGAACGGTTGATTTCCGGCGATCCCAGATTCACCACGTGGAATCTGGAGGAAGCGCTGGGCGGCATCTATGCCGGCATCTGGCAATCCACGCCGGGCAAATGGCGGGTGGTCTATGATGAATGGGAATATTTCAACATTCTCGAAGGCCACTCCATCCTGACGGAAGATGGCGGGGCGCCGCGCCACCTGAAGCGGGGCGACCGGCTCGTCCTGCAGCCCGGCTTCACGGGCACCTGGGAGGTCGTTGAAACGACAAGGAAGGATTACGTCATCCGGCTTTGA
- a CDS encoding cytochrome P450, with amino-acid sequence MTDTFPFLTIDPATRRVSLDARDPAFYNDPNPVYAALHAQCPTFYWEEQRQWFFTEYDHVSALLRDRRFGRQILHVASREEIGLAEPLEHVKHFDAAEQHSLLELEPPEHTRLRTLINRAFVSRHVDKMKPEIEELANRLIDAFEADGKTELLSTYADIIPVTMIARMIGIPEEMGPQLLKWSHAYVGMYMFKRTAEDELLADKAAREFSDYVRSVIAERRAEPQDDLLSHMIHTEHKGQYLTDDELISTTIVLLNAGHEATVHQIGNSVRIILESGISPDTLFSDETTTERTIEETLRICAPVHIFQRWVLEPVEIDGVTFKRGDKVSLILAAANLDPAKFSNPLAFKPDRNEGANVSFGAGIHFCIGAPLARLELNLALPLLFRRLPGLSIAQPPKVKDVYHFHGLERLDLAW; translated from the coding sequence ATGACAGACACATTTCCCTTCCTCACCATCGACCCCGCCACGCGCCGCGTTTCACTTGATGCCCGCGACCCGGCCTTCTATAATGATCCGAACCCGGTCTATGCGGCGCTTCACGCGCAATGTCCCACCTTTTACTGGGAAGAGCAGCGGCAATGGTTCTTCACCGAATATGACCATGTCAGCGCGCTTTTACGTGACCGTCGTTTCGGCAGACAGATCCTGCATGTGGCCAGCCGTGAGGAAATCGGTCTCGCCGAACCACTCGAACATGTGAAGCACTTCGATGCCGCCGAGCAACATTCGTTGCTGGAACTGGAGCCGCCGGAACATACGCGGCTGCGCACGCTCATCAACCGCGCCTTCGTTTCGCGGCATGTCGACAAGATGAAGCCGGAAATCGAGGAACTCGCCAACCGCCTGATCGACGCCTTCGAAGCCGATGGCAAGACAGAACTGCTCTCAACCTATGCCGATATCATTCCGGTGACGATGATTGCCCGCATGATCGGCATTCCCGAAGAAATGGGGCCGCAGCTTCTGAAATGGTCACATGCCTATGTCGGCATGTACATGTTCAAACGCACTGCCGAGGACGAGCTTCTTGCCGACAAGGCAGCCAGGGAGTTTTCGGATTATGTGCGCAGCGTGATCGCGGAACGGCGGGCGGAACCGCAAGACGATCTCTTGAGCCATATGATCCACACGGAGCATAAGGGCCAGTACCTGACCGATGACGAGCTGATTTCCACCACCATCGTGCTGCTGAACGCCGGACACGAGGCGACCGTGCACCAGATCGGCAATTCCGTGCGCATCATTCTGGAAAGCGGCATCTCGCCTGATACGCTGTTCAGCGACGAGACGACCACGGAACGCACGATTGAAGAGACGCTGCGTATCTGCGCGCCAGTCCATATTTTCCAGCGCTGGGTGCTGGAACCGGTCGAGATTGACGGTGTGACATTCAAACGCGGCGACAAGGTCAGCCTCATTCTGGCCGCGGCCAATCTCGACCCAGCAAAATTCTCCAACCCTCTGGCCTTCAAGCCGGACCGGAACGAGGGCGCCAACGTCTCCTTCGGCGCCGGCATCCATTTCTGCATCGGTGCACCGCTGGCAAGGCTTGAGCTTAATCTTGCCCTGCCGCTGCTGTTCAGACGCCTGCCGGGTCTCAGTATTGCCCAGCCGCCGAAGGTCAAGGACGTCTATCATTTCCATGGTCTGGAGCGGCTTGATCTGGCGTGGTGA
- a CDS encoding GGDEF domain-containing protein has translation MLDAKTGMLLWASETFTLAVLLGTLWLHRPARQHNLYFAAGFLSTGIGAILVAMRGDIPNYLSIDVGNTLALSAFGFWLAGLLSFEQRKLAGWIAIPALLWVAGMLIPPVRDSMVSRILLYHACAAVAYFMLAGVVLANRSRASLSRKVLAAIFILQAFFGAIIASVIIPGDITSPSAVALTSPLAFSGILGFTVIIMISAKIIMEDSEARLHRLAMTDHLTGVLNRRGLLEEFERIKKRSPASSRYVALVLFDIDHFKKINDKYGHQSGDAVLVHFCNMAQRVIGDRGLFVRMGGEEFALVAEVESPSSTVTLAEAIRSNLRLSKISSRGEGIEVTTSVGISEAMIKDADLSVMMTEADRALYAAKKAGRNRTVIHVNSANVVVPSPDRDENPMDNNADRQVAALNRISAIASR, from the coding sequence ATGCTGGATGCAAAAACGGGCATGCTGCTTTGGGCGTCGGAGACGTTCACCCTTGCCGTCCTTTTGGGAACCCTGTGGCTGCACCGCCCTGCCCGCCAGCACAATCTCTATTTCGCCGCCGGTTTTCTTTCGACCGGCATCGGCGCCATTCTTGTCGCCATGCGCGGCGACATTCCCAACTACCTGTCGATTGACGTCGGCAATACGCTGGCGCTTTCAGCTTTCGGTTTCTGGCTGGCCGGCCTCCTCTCCTTCGAACAGCGCAAGCTTGCCGGCTGGATCGCCATTCCCGCGCTTTTGTGGGTGGCCGGCATGCTCATCCCGCCGGTGCGGGACAGCATGGTTTCGCGTATCCTGCTTTACCATGCCTGTGCCGCCGTCGCTTATTTCATGCTGGCCGGCGTCGTTCTGGCAAACAGGAGCCGGGCATCGCTTAGCCGCAAGGTTCTTGCCGCTATTTTCATTTTGCAGGCCTTTTTCGGCGCCATCATCGCATCGGTCATCATTCCCGGTGATATCACGTCCCCCAGTGCCGTCGCGCTGACGTCGCCGCTCGCCTTTTCAGGCATTCTCGGCTTCACCGTCATCATCATGATCAGCGCCAAGATCATCATGGAAGATTCGGAAGCCCGCCTGCACCGGCTGGCGATGACCGACCACCTCACCGGTGTCCTCAACCGGCGCGGTCTTCTCGAGGAGTTCGAGCGCATCAAGAAGCGGTCGCCGGCTTCCAGCCGTTATGTGGCGCTGGTGCTGTTCGACATCGACCATTTCAAGAAAATCAACGACAAATATGGCCACCAGTCCGGCGATGCGGTGCTCGTGCACTTTTGCAACATGGCGCAACGCGTCATTGGCGATCGCGGCCTGTTCGTCAGAATGGGCGGCGAAGAATTCGCGCTGGTCGCCGAAGTCGAAAGCCCGTCCAGCACGGTGACGCTGGCGGAAGCCATCCGCAGTAATCTGCGTCTTTCCAAGATCAGTTCACGCGGCGAAGGTATCGAAGTCACCACCAGCGTCGGCATATCGGAAGCCATGATCAAGGATGCCGACCTGAGCGTGATGATGACGGAAGCCGACCGTGCGCTCTATGCAGCGAAAAAAGCCGGCCGCAACAGGACCGTCATCCACGTCAATTCGGCCAATGTCGTCGTCCCCTCCCCGGACCGGGACGAAAATCCGATGGACAATAATGCCGACCGACAGGTTGCGGCGCTGAACCGCATATCGGCCATCGCCAGCCGGTGA
- the clpP gene encoding ATP-dependent Clp endopeptidase proteolytic subunit ClpP: MKNPVDTAMALVPMVVEQTNRGERSYDIFSRLLKERIIFLTGPVEDQMASLVCAQLLFLEAENPKKEIALYINSPGGVVTAGMAIYDTMQFIRPAVSTLCVGQAASMGSLLLAAGEKGMRFATPNARIMVHQPSGGFQGQASDIERHARDIIKMKRRLNEVYVKHTGRTLEEVEKTLDRDHFMDADEAQNWGVIDKILTSRQEMEGAAAN, from the coding sequence ATGAAAAATCCAGTTGATACCGCCATGGCTCTGGTGCCGATGGTCGTAGAGCAGACCAATCGCGGCGAACGCTCCTATGACATATTTTCCCGTCTTCTCAAGGAACGCATCATTTTCCTCACCGGTCCGGTGGAAGACCAGATGGCTTCGCTCGTCTGCGCGCAGCTGCTTTTCCTCGAGGCTGAAAACCCGAAGAAGGAAATCGCGCTTTACATCAATTCGCCAGGTGGCGTCGTGACCGCCGGCATGGCGATCTACGATACGATGCAGTTCATCCGCCCTGCGGTCTCGACGCTCTGCGTTGGCCAGGCCGCATCGATGGGTTCGCTGCTCCTGGCCGCCGGTGAAAAGGGAATGCGCTTTGCAACCCCGAACGCCCGCATCATGGTGCACCAGCCTTCCGGCGGTTTCCAGGGGCAGGCATCGGATATCGAGCGTCATGCCCGTGACATCATCAAGATGAAGCGTCGTCTCAATGAAGTCTACGTGAAGCACACGGGCCGCACGCTCGAAGAGGTTGAAAAAACCCTTGATCGCGACCACTTCATGGATGCGGACGAAGCGCAGAATTGGGGTGTGATCGACAAGATCCTCACCTCGCGCCAGGAAATGGAAGGCGCCGCCGCGAATTGA